Proteins co-encoded in one Ralstonia sp. RRA genomic window:
- a CDS encoding DUF1501 domain-containing protein, protein MERRDFLKAGAMLGLGGAASGLPGVVFAQGQRDQGGRKGYGNLLILIELKGGNDGLNTVVPYTSAQYYALRPRIAIKREQVLQLDDRYGLHPSLQAMMPLWQAGELSVVQGLSYPQPNLSHFRSIEIWDTASRSDQYLREGWLTRAFAARPVPASFGADGVIIGTADLGPLDGGSRAVALANPDAFLNDAKLAMPSHAMGNATLEHVLKVEADIVKAADGLRPKAGKFAFQTHFPDGGFGNSIKAAMQVVAAPGHGGADVAVVCLSLGSFDTHTNQQGTQANLLKQLGDGIASLKSALTELGRWNDTLIVTYSEFGRRPRENLNNGTDHGTAAAHFVAGGRVKGGLSGQGPMLERLDGGGNLDPSVDFRSLYATVLERWWGMDSQAVLAGRFAPLDLIKT, encoded by the coding sequence ATGGAACGTCGCGATTTTCTGAAGGCGGGCGCCATGCTCGGCCTTGGTGGCGCTGCATCCGGTCTACCGGGCGTGGTCTTTGCTCAAGGGCAGCGGGATCAAGGCGGGCGCAAGGGCTACGGCAATCTGCTGATCCTCATTGAACTCAAGGGCGGCAACGACGGCTTGAACACCGTCGTGCCGTACACCAGCGCGCAGTACTACGCGCTGCGCCCGCGCATTGCCATCAAGCGTGAGCAGGTGCTGCAACTCGATGACCGCTACGGCCTGCACCCGTCTTTGCAGGCGATGATGCCGCTGTGGCAGGCGGGCGAGTTGTCGGTGGTGCAGGGGCTGTCGTATCCGCAGCCGAATCTCTCGCACTTCCGCTCGATCGAAATTTGGGATACGGCGTCGCGCTCCGACCAGTACCTGCGCGAAGGCTGGTTGACACGCGCGTTTGCCGCGCGGCCGGTGCCGGCTTCGTTCGGTGCGGATGGCGTGATCATCGGCACTGCGGATCTTGGCCCACTCGACGGCGGCTCCCGGGCGGTGGCGCTGGCCAATCCGGACGCGTTCCTCAACGACGCGAAGCTGGCGATGCCGTCTCACGCCATGGGCAATGCAACGCTTGAGCACGTGCTGAAAGTCGAGGCGGATATCGTCAAAGCCGCCGACGGGCTGCGTCCGAAGGCGGGCAAGTTCGCATTCCAGACGCACTTTCCGGATGGCGGCTTCGGCAACTCGATCAAGGCGGCGATGCAGGTGGTTGCTGCTCCCGGGCATGGCGGGGCCGATGTGGCCGTGGTGTGCCTGTCGCTGGGCAGCTTTGATACGCATACCAACCAGCAGGGCACGCAGGCGAACCTGCTGAAGCAGTTGGGCGATGGCATTGCCTCGCTCAAAAGTGCGCTCACGGAGCTGGGCCGCTGGAACGACACGCTGATCGTGACGTATTCCGAGTTCGGTCGCCGCCCGCGCGAAAACCTGAACAACGGTACGGACCACGGCACCGCCGCCGCGCATTTCGTGGCAGGCGGTCGTGTGAAGGGGGGACTGTCCGGGCAGGGACCGATGCTGGAGCGCTTGGATGGTGGCGGCAATCTCGACCCGTCGGTCGATTTCCGCTCGCTTTACGCGACGGTGCTGGAGCGCTGGTGGGGCATGGATTCGCAGGCGGTGCTGGCCGGCCGGTTTGCACCGCTGGATCTCATCAAGACGTAA
- a CDS encoding ATP-binding protein, giving the protein MRIPRPAALRHLLISVFGSLFWRTFMLIALLIAISLGVWFQSFRIFEREPRAQQIAMQVVSVVKLTRAALLYSDPARRRFLLLDLVQNEGIKVYPREKEDEYREPHTNPYLTQLVQQEIRNRLGAETVIATAVNDIPGVWVSFQIEGDDYWVAISPDRFEHVPGLQWLWWSMAALVLSVLGAAFITSRVNQPLKRLADTARAISAGDDPKALPEAGGTEVAQANHSFNQMVRDLKQLEADRAVMLAGISHDLRTPLTRLRLETEMSPVDEQTRELMVADIEQMDAIIGQFLDYARPSSEMQEEVDLTELVRDTAPVYSAHDDIDLTLKLAPEAIARCNRMETQRILDNLIENARRYGKTPGTGRADITVSTVLQNNEVVLCVADRGAGVPVDQLGLLTRPFYRLESARSEAKGAGLGMSIVNRILQRSGGRLVLENRTPPETGLVVSACYTRF; this is encoded by the coding sequence TTGCGCATTCCGCGTCCGGCCGCGCTGCGGCATCTGTTGATCAGTGTGTTTGGTTCGCTGTTCTGGCGAACCTTCATGCTGATCGCTCTGCTCATTGCGATCTCGCTGGGCGTCTGGTTCCAAAGCTTCCGCATTTTCGAGCGCGAACCGCGCGCGCAGCAGATCGCCATGCAGGTCGTCAGCGTGGTCAAGCTCACGCGCGCGGCGCTGCTGTATTCCGACCCGGCGCGGCGGCGCTTCCTGCTGCTCGACCTCGTGCAGAACGAAGGCATCAAGGTCTACCCGCGCGAGAAGGAAGACGAGTACCGCGAACCGCACACCAACCCGTACCTGACCCAGCTCGTCCAGCAGGAAATCCGCAATAGGTTGGGCGCCGAAACGGTGATCGCCACGGCGGTCAACGACATTCCGGGCGTGTGGGTGAGCTTCCAGATCGAGGGAGACGACTACTGGGTCGCCATCAGCCCGGATCGTTTCGAGCACGTACCGGGGCTGCAGTGGCTGTGGTGGTCGATGGCAGCGCTGGTGCTGTCGGTGCTGGGCGCGGCATTCATCACCTCGCGCGTGAACCAGCCGCTCAAGCGGCTGGCCGACACGGCGCGCGCCATCAGCGCGGGCGACGACCCGAAAGCACTGCCGGAAGCCGGCGGCACCGAAGTGGCGCAAGCGAATCACAGCTTCAACCAGATGGTGCGCGACCTCAAACAACTTGAGGCCGACCGCGCCGTCATGCTGGCGGGCATTTCGCACGACTTGCGCACACCGCTTACGCGCCTGCGCCTGGAAACCGAGATGAGCCCCGTCGACGAACAGACGCGCGAGTTGATGGTGGCCGACATCGAGCAGATGGACGCCATCATCGGCCAGTTCCTCGACTACGCGCGCCCTTCCAGTGAGATGCAGGAAGAGGTGGATCTGACCGAACTCGTGCGCGACACGGCACCGGTGTATTCGGCGCACGACGACATCGATCTCACACTCAAGCTCGCGCCGGAAGCCATCGCCCGCTGCAACCGGATGGAGACGCAGCGCATTCTCGATAACCTGATTGAAAACGCGCGCCGTTACGGCAAGACGCCCGGCACCGGTCGCGCCGACATCACGGTCAGCACCGTGCTGCAGAACAACGAGGTGGTGCTGTGCGTGGCCGATCGCGGCGCCGGTGTGCCCGTCGATCAGCTTGGGCTGCTTACGCGCCCGTTCTACCGGCTTGAATCTGCCCGCAGCGAGGCCAAGGGCGCCGGGCTCGGCATGTCGATCGTCAATCGCATCCTGCAGCGCAGCGGCGGCCGGCTGGTGCTGGAAAACCGCACACCGCCGGAAACCGGGTTGGTCGTCAGCGCCTGCTACACACGCTTCTGA
- the hpnD gene encoding presqualene diphosphate synthase HpnD, whose translation MTPDDYCADKAAPPGSDVYYSVLFLTPERRRATIALEAVRRELEDAVRDATDPAVVQTKLQWWRLELARLFEGRPDHPATKALQPHLAAYDIGAVHLGELLAGVEADAMQNRYLDWPNLRRHGDQVAGVAGRLAARIAGHTHARTLEFARQLSLAEQLVHFIRNLGEDVRHNRVYVPVDELQRFNVPAADLFNRRYAEGFKPLMAFQAERARTTYKEALAALPAEDRRAQRSALIRGVLAMRLLDEVEADGFQVLTQRTDLTPLRKLWLAWKTQIKR comes from the coding sequence GTGACCCCCGACGACTACTGCGCCGACAAGGCCGCCCCGCCCGGCAGCGATGTGTACTACAGCGTATTGTTTCTGACGCCCGAGCGCCGCCGCGCGACCATCGCGCTGGAGGCTGTACGCCGTGAGCTGGAAGATGCCGTGCGCGATGCGACCGACCCGGCTGTCGTGCAAACGAAGCTGCAATGGTGGCGCCTGGAGCTGGCCCGTTTATTCGAAGGCCGCCCCGATCACCCCGCCACCAAAGCGCTGCAACCGCATCTGGCCGCCTATGACATTGGCGCAGTGCACCTGGGCGAACTGCTGGCAGGCGTTGAGGCCGACGCCATGCAGAACCGCTACCTGGACTGGCCCAACCTGCGTCGCCACGGCGACCAGGTAGCCGGTGTGGCGGGCCGACTGGCTGCACGCATCGCCGGCCATACGCATGCGCGCACGCTGGAATTCGCACGGCAGCTGTCGCTGGCTGAGCAGTTGGTCCACTTCATTCGCAACCTGGGGGAAGACGTTCGCCACAACCGCGTCTATGTTCCCGTGGACGAACTGCAACGCTTCAACGTGCCGGCCGCAGATCTGTTCAACCGCCGCTATGCAGAAGGCTTCAAGCCGCTGATGGCGTTCCAGGCCGAGCGTGCCCGCACGACCTACAAGGAAGCCCTGGCCGCATTGCCCGCTGAAGACCGCCGCGCCCAGCGCTCAGCGCTGATCCGCGGCGTGCTGGCCATGCGCCTGCTCGACGAGGTGGAAGCCGACGGCTTCCAGGTGCTTACGCAGCGCACCGACCTGACGCCGCTGCGCAAGCTTTGGCTGGCCTGGAAGACACAGATCAAGCGTTAA
- a CDS encoding DUF1800 family protein, with protein MRVRDTVICIALAAAGAFSLQYAQAATQDKPHRHSTHAKAPVADEQRLDREDARYFLTRIGFSPSESELDTYAGLTHREAVDCVLAQTGTVATTPPPAWVTEPIIPYNKLPDEDARKAARQKNAAHELELRAWWMGEMIKTPSPLTERMTLFWHNHFVSSSQKVPFAQLMYRQNVLLRQEAVGNFGAMLHAIGKDPAMLIYLDGAESRKGKPNENFAREVMELFTLGEGHYTEQDIKEAARAYTGWSIDREHDFAYLWRPQIHDTGVKTVFGQSGDYDGDQMLDILLSRPETATFIATKLWREFVSPDPDAAQVQHVADAFRSSGYDIKVALRELFMTPAFWAPQTRATLVKSPAEMIVGTLKEFNVQYSDPTPFAIKSAQLGQNLLAPPNVKGWPGGDAWINSTTLLGRKQFLDQLFRSTEMKAPAQQAQQQKPGVMMAAMRADLKEGGTVQGLGQALKGMGQEGRFKLAQSQTMVSFNSSKWLAQFGADGDDPPQLGPRISIQRAVLPIEPTAPIPVKLAGTAYLRTLMMDPAYQLK; from the coding sequence ATGCGAGTACGTGACACCGTGATCTGCATCGCGCTGGCAGCCGCCGGTGCGTTTTCACTCCAATACGCGCAGGCGGCGACGCAGGACAAGCCGCATCGCCACAGCACGCATGCCAAGGCACCCGTTGCCGACGAGCAGCGCCTGGACCGCGAAGACGCGCGCTATTTCCTCACCCGCATCGGCTTTTCGCCTTCCGAGAGCGAGCTTGATACCTATGCCGGGCTGACGCACCGAGAGGCCGTCGATTGCGTGCTGGCGCAGACGGGCACGGTTGCCACCACGCCGCCGCCAGCGTGGGTCACTGAACCGATCATCCCCTACAACAAACTGCCCGACGAAGACGCCCGCAAGGCCGCGCGCCAGAAGAATGCTGCGCACGAGCTGGAACTGCGCGCGTGGTGGATGGGCGAGATGATCAAGACGCCGTCGCCGCTGACCGAGCGCATGACGCTGTTCTGGCATAACCACTTCGTGTCCAGCTCGCAGAAGGTGCCGTTTGCGCAGTTGATGTACCGGCAGAACGTGCTGCTACGCCAGGAAGCGGTGGGCAACTTCGGAGCGATGCTGCACGCCATCGGCAAAGACCCGGCGATGCTGATCTATCTGGACGGTGCTGAAAGCCGCAAGGGCAAGCCGAACGAGAATTTCGCACGCGAGGTCATGGAGCTCTTCACGCTGGGTGAGGGCCATTACACCGAGCAGGACATCAAGGAAGCGGCGCGCGCCTACACGGGCTGGAGCATCGACCGTGAGCACGACTTTGCCTACCTCTGGCGCCCGCAGATTCACGACACCGGCGTGAAGACCGTCTTCGGCCAGAGTGGCGATTACGACGGTGACCAGATGCTCGACATCCTGCTGTCCCGCCCGGAGACGGCCACCTTCATCGCGACCAAGCTGTGGCGCGAGTTCGTTTCGCCTGACCCGGATGCGGCGCAGGTGCAGCACGTGGCCGATGCGTTCCGCTCAAGCGGCTACGACATCAAGGTTGCCCTGCGCGAGCTGTTCATGACGCCGGCCTTCTGGGCGCCGCAGACGCGCGCGACGCTGGTGAAGTCGCCGGCGGAGATGATTGTCGGCACGCTCAAGGAGTTCAACGTGCAGTACTCCGATCCGACGCCGTTCGCGATCAAGTCTGCACAGCTCGGGCAGAACTTGCTGGCACCGCCCAACGTGAAGGGCTGGCCGGGCGGCGATGCGTGGATCAACTCGACCACGTTGCTGGGGCGCAAGCAGTTTCTCGATCAGTTGTTCCGTTCGACCGAAATGAAAGCACCTGCGCAGCAAGCCCAGCAGCAGAAGCCCGGCGTGATGATGGCCGCCATGCGTGCAGACCTGAAAGAGGGTGGCACGGTGCAGGGCCTGGGCCAAGCGCTCAAGGGCATGGGCCAGGAGGGCCGCTTCAAGCTGGCGCAGTCGCAGACGATGGTGTCGTTCAACTCGTCCAAGTGGCTGGCGCAGTTCGGGGCGGATGGGGATGACCCGCCGCAACTTGGGCCGCGCATTTCGATCCAGCGCGCGGTGTTGCCGATTGAGCCCACCGCGCCCATCCCCGTCAAGCTGGCTGGTACCGCGTACCTGCGCACGCTGATGATGGACCCCGCCTACCAGTTGAAGTAA
- a CDS encoding carboxymuconolactone decarboxylase family protein, giving the protein MEFLQTIKGLIPDYAKDIRLNVDGTIARSSLEGTDAVGVALAAAFAAKSKVLTEIIRNAGVLSAEETTGALTAAALMGMNNTWYPFVEMADDADLKTQRAELRMNAYSSHGGIDRRRFEMYALAASIVGKCHFCVSSHYKLLREMGMSTQQLRDVGRVASVINAAAIVIASE; this is encoded by the coding sequence ATGGAATTCCTGCAGACGATAAAAGGCTTGATACCGGATTACGCCAAGGACATCCGCCTGAATGTAGACGGCACGATCGCACGGTCTTCGCTCGAAGGCACGGATGCGGTGGGCGTGGCGCTCGCGGCAGCCTTTGCCGCGAAGAGCAAGGTGCTGACTGAAATCATCCGTAATGCCGGCGTACTGTCGGCCGAGGAGACGACTGGCGCTCTCACCGCTGCTGCGCTGATGGGCATGAACAACACTTGGTATCCGTTTGTTGAGATGGCCGACGACGCCGACCTGAAAACGCAACGCGCCGAACTCCGCATGAACGCCTACAGCAGCCACGGCGGCATCGACAGGCGGCGGTTTGAGATGTATGCCTTGGCAGCGTCCATCGTCGGCAAGTGCCACTTCTGCGTGAGCTCGCACTACAAGCTGCTCAGGGAGATGGGCATGAGCACGCAGCAATTGCGCGACGTTGGGCGCGTCGCTTCGGTCATCAACGCGGCAGCTATTGTGATTGCGTCCGAATAG
- a CDS encoding efflux RND transporter periplasmic adaptor subunit: MPAMYPSYPHSDSTGSSDTLAQSRGRSWSLAVSTVLLTGAALFAGCSKEQPKAPEVRPVRTLTVTSEQGAGTAEFSGDVRPRIESRLGFRVPGKIVARLVDVGATVKKGQVLARLDPADLALAQQSAQAQLSAAKTDRDLAAADLKRFSELFAKGFISAAEQQRHQANYDGAQARYEQAAAGYRNQSNQAAYATLEADADGVVTGVDAEVGQVVSAGQPVVRVAQTAEKEVVVGIPEDQVDTLRKSPDVSVKLWADQSRSIPGKVREIAPAADPLTRTYTVKISVPNPPPDLKLGMTAVARFVRPTVGTSGGADSGGIGVRVPISALLQEQGKNVVWLYDAASQTVKPVPVTVGEPRDNVLLVTSGLTPGQTIVTAGVHLLKAGQKVMPMAPADQPSAQSAITPRR; encoded by the coding sequence GTGCCTGCGATGTATCCGTCGTACCCGCATTCCGACTCCACCGGTTCCTCCGACACGCTTGCGCAGTCGCGAGGGCGCTCTTGGTCTCTGGCTGTATCAACGGTCTTGTTGACCGGCGCAGCGCTGTTCGCTGGCTGCAGCAAAGAACAGCCCAAGGCGCCAGAAGTCCGCCCCGTACGCACCCTGACGGTCACCAGCGAGCAGGGCGCCGGCACAGCAGAATTCTCCGGCGATGTGCGCCCGCGCATTGAATCGCGCCTGGGCTTCCGCGTGCCGGGCAAGATCGTCGCGCGGCTGGTCGACGTGGGGGCGACGGTCAAGAAGGGGCAGGTGCTGGCTCGCCTGGACCCAGCCGATCTGGCGCTGGCGCAGCAATCTGCCCAGGCCCAGTTGTCGGCCGCCAAGACCGACCGCGATCTGGCGGCAGCCGATCTCAAACGTTTCTCTGAGCTCTTTGCCAAGGGGTTCATTAGTGCGGCTGAGCAGCAACGCCATCAAGCCAACTATGACGGTGCGCAGGCTCGCTACGAGCAGGCTGCAGCGGGCTATCGCAATCAATCCAACCAGGCCGCCTATGCCACGCTCGAAGCCGATGCAGATGGCGTAGTGACGGGTGTCGACGCCGAGGTCGGGCAGGTGGTGTCTGCTGGCCAGCCGGTCGTGCGTGTGGCACAGACGGCCGAGAAAGAGGTTGTGGTTGGCATTCCCGAAGACCAGGTGGACACGCTGCGCAAATCGCCCGACGTGAGCGTCAAGCTGTGGGCAGACCAGTCGCGCAGCATTCCGGGCAAGGTGCGTGAGATTGCGCCAGCGGCTGACCCACTCACGCGTACGTACACCGTGAAGATTTCGGTGCCCAACCCGCCGCCCGACCTGAAACTGGGCATGACGGCGGTGGCCAGGTTCGTGCGCCCTACAGTTGGCACATCGGGTGGTGCGGACAGCGGTGGCATCGGGGTGCGCGTGCCGATCAGCGCGCTGCTGCAGGAGCAGGGCAAGAACGTGGTGTGGCTGTATGACGCCGCATCGCAAACGGTCAAGCCCGTGCCGGTGACGGTGGGTGAGCCACGCGACAACGTGCTGCTCGTCACCAGCGGCCTGACACCCGGCCAGACCATCGTGACCGCCGGCGTGCACCTGCTCAAGGCCGGTCAGAAGGTGATGCCGATGGCCCCGGCGGATCAGCCGTCGGCCCAGTCCGCCATCACGCCGCGCCGCTAA
- the ispF gene encoding 2-C-methyl-D-erythritol 2,4-cyclodiphosphate synthase → MNWMDIRIGQGYDVHALVEGRKLILGGVDIPHTRGLLGHSDADALLHAITDALFGAAGLGDIGRHFPDTDPAFAGADSRVLLREAVQRVRKAGYAVGNVDATVIAQKPKLAPHVPGMVANLAEDLGIAPERCNVKAKTNEKLGFEGKEEGIVAQAIVLLYRAEGADQD, encoded by the coding sequence ATGAACTGGATGGACATCCGCATTGGCCAGGGCTACGACGTACACGCGCTGGTGGAAGGCCGCAAGTTGATCCTGGGCGGCGTGGACATTCCTCACACGCGCGGGCTGCTCGGCCATTCCGATGCCGATGCGCTGCTGCACGCCATTACTGACGCGCTGTTCGGTGCCGCTGGCCTGGGCGATATCGGCCGGCACTTCCCCGACACCGATCCTGCCTTTGCGGGCGCCGACAGTCGCGTGCTCCTGCGTGAAGCCGTACAACGCGTGCGCAAGGCCGGCTATGCCGTGGGCAATGTCGACGCCACCGTCATCGCACAGAAGCCGAAGCTCGCACCGCACGTGCCGGGCATGGTTGCCAACCTGGCGGAAGACCTCGGCATTGCGCCCGAGCGCTGTAACGTCAAGGCCAAGACCAACGAGAAGCTCGGCTTCGAGGGCAAGGAAGAGGGCATCGTCGCGCAGGCCATCGTGCTGCTCTACCGTGCGGAAGGCGCTGATCAAGACTGA
- a CDS encoding peroxiredoxin: MKTIGDKLEPFKVVGVKPGFNHHEEGGQSAFEDITETSFPGKWKVIYFYPKDFTFVCPTEIVAFAKLNGDFEDRDTVVLGGSTDNEFVKLAWRREHKDLDKLNQWSFADTTGALIDQLGVREHEAGVALRATFIVDPDNVIQHVSVNNLNVGRNPDEVLRILDGLQTDELCPCNRAVGGATL; this comes from the coding sequence ATGAAGACCATTGGTGACAAGCTCGAACCGTTCAAGGTCGTCGGCGTCAAGCCGGGGTTCAATCATCACGAGGAAGGCGGCCAGTCGGCGTTCGAAGACATCACCGAGACCTCGTTCCCCGGCAAGTGGAAGGTCATCTACTTTTATCCGAAAGACTTCACCTTCGTCTGCCCGACCGAGATCGTCGCCTTTGCCAAACTCAACGGCGATTTCGAAGACCGCGACACCGTCGTGCTGGGCGGCTCGACCGACAACGAGTTCGTCAAGCTCGCATGGCGCCGCGAGCACAAAGACCTCGACAAGCTCAACCAGTGGTCCTTTGCCGACACGACCGGTGCCCTGATTGATCAGCTCGGCGTGCGCGAACATGAGGCCGGCGTTGCATTGCGTGCAACGTTTATCGTCGACCCGGACAACGTCATCCAGCACGTGTCGGTCAACAACCTGAACGTGGGCCGCAACCCGGATGAAGTGCTGCGCATTCTCGACGGCCTGCAGACCGACGAGCTGTGCCCGTGCAACCGCGCGGTTGGCGGTGCCACGCTGTAG
- the ompR gene encoding two-component system response regulator OmpR, with the protein MENSGQKILVVDDDPRLRDLLRRYLGEQGFTVLVAENATAMNKLWLRERFDLLVLDLMMPGEDGLSICRRLRGANDQTPIIMLTAKGEDVDRIVGLEMGADDYLPKPFNPRELIARIHAVLRRRGPAEIPGAPSETPETFAFGDFVLNLATRTLKKNDEEITLTTGEFSVLKVFARHPRQPLSREKLMEMARGREYEVFDRSLDVQISRLRKLIEPDASNPRFIQTVWGLGYVFIPDGAK; encoded by the coding sequence ATGGAAAATTCTGGTCAAAAGATTCTCGTCGTCGACGACGATCCCCGCCTGCGCGATCTGCTGCGCCGCTATCTCGGGGAACAGGGCTTCACCGTGCTGGTGGCGGAAAACGCCACGGCCATGAACAAACTCTGGCTGCGCGAGCGGTTCGACCTGCTCGTGCTCGATCTCATGATGCCGGGCGAAGATGGCTTGTCGATCTGCCGTCGCCTGCGCGGCGCGAACGATCAGACGCCCATCATCATGCTCACCGCCAAGGGCGAAGACGTGGATCGCATCGTCGGCCTCGAAATGGGCGCCGACGACTATCTGCCCAAGCCCTTCAACCCGCGCGAACTGATTGCACGCATTCACGCCGTGCTGCGCCGCCGCGGGCCTGCCGAGATTCCTGGTGCGCCGTCGGAAACGCCCGAAACCTTCGCCTTTGGTGATTTCGTGCTGAACCTGGCCACGCGCACGCTCAAGAAGAACGACGAAGAGATCACGCTCACGACGGGCGAATTCTCCGTGCTCAAGGTGTTTGCGCGCCATCCGCGCCAACCCCTATCGCGCGAAAAGCTCATGGAAATGGCGCGCGGCCGTGAATACGAAGTCTTCGACCGCAGCCTGGACGTGCAGATCTCGCGCCTGCGCAAGCTGATCGAGCCTGACGCCAGCAACCCGCGCTTCATCCAGACGGTCTGGGGCCTGGGCTACGTGTTCATTCCTGATGGTGCCAAGTAA